A genomic window from Equus asinus isolate D_3611 breed Donkey chromosome 25, EquAss-T2T_v2, whole genome shotgun sequence includes:
- the VSIG8 gene encoding V-set and immunoglobulin domain-containing protein 8, whose product MGVRGAFHLLLVCLSPALLSAVRINGDGQEILYLAEGDNVRLGCPYILDPEDYGPNGLDIEWMQVNSDPSHRENVFLSYQDKRINHGNLPHLQQRVRFAASDPSQYDASINLMNLQVSDTATYECRVKKTTMATRKVIVTVQARPAVPVCWTEGHLTHGNDVVLKCFANGGTPPLSYKWAKISGHSRPYRAGSYHSQQSFHSELSYQESFHSNLNQVAGLSNGDLVLNDISYKDDGLYQCTVANHVGYSVCVVEVKVSDTGRIGIIIGAVLGSLLILACLSVGIWGLICCCCGGAGVGGARDAFGYRNGGGGGGVGGGACGDLASEIREDAVAPGYKASGRGSRVTQLLGYPTQNVSRSLRRKYAPPPCGGPEDVALAPLPAAAAASCEAGPSPVYVKVKSAEPADCAQAPLPGKDGLFV is encoded by the exons ATGGGAGTTCGAGGAGCATTCCACCTTCTACTCGTGTGCCTGAGCCCAG CACTGCTGTCTGCTGTGCGGATCAACGGGGATGGCCAGGAGATCCTGTACCTGGCGGAAGGTGATAATGTGAGACTGGGCTGCCCCTACATCCTGGACCCTGAGGACTATGGTCCCAATGGGCTGGACATTGAGTGGATGCAGGTCAACTCAGACCCTTCACATCGGGAGAATGTG tTCCTTAGCTACCAGGACAAGAGGATCAACCATGGCAACCTCCCTCATCTGCAGCAGAGGGTCCGCTTTGCAGCCTCAGACCCCAGCCAGTATGATGCCTCCATCAACCTCATGAACCTGCAGGTATCCGACACAGCCACCTACGAGTGCCGGGTGAAGAAGACCACCATGGCCACTCGGAAGGTCATCGTCACCGTCCAAG CACGGCCTGCGGTGCCCGTGTGCTGGACTGAGGGCCACCTGACACACGGCAACGACGTGGTGCTGAAATGCTTTGCCAATGGGGGCACTCCGCCTCTCTCCTACAAGTGGGCCAAGATCAGTGGGCACAGCCGCCCCTACCGTGCTGGGTCCTACCATTCACAGCAGAGCTTCCACTCTGAGCTCTCTTACCAGGAGTCCTTCCACAGCAACCTGAATCAAG TTGCAGGCCTGAGCAATGGTGACCTGGTGTTGAACGACATCTCCTACAAGGATGACGGGCTGTACCAGTGCACAGTGGCCAACCATGTGGGCTACAGCGTGTGTGTGGTGGAGGTGAAGGTCTCAG ACACCGGGCGCATAGGCATCATCATCGGCGCAGTGCTGGGCTCTTTGCTCATACTGGCCTGCCTGTCGGTGGGCATCTGGGGGCTcatctgctgctgctgcggcGGCGCCGGGGTTGGCGGCGCCCGCGATGCCTTCGGCTACCGcaacggcggcggcggcggcggggtcGGCGGAGGGGCCTGCGGCGACTTGGCTAGTGAGATCAG AGAGGACGCCGTGGCGCCGGGGTACAAAGCCAGCGGGCGCGGCAGCCGCGTCACCCAGCTCCTGGGGTACCCGACGCAGAACGTCAGCCGCTCCCTGCGCCGCAAGTACGCGCCTCCGCCCTGCGGCGGCCCCGAGGACGTGGCCCTGGCGCccctccccgccgccgccgccgcctcctgcGAAGCGGGCCCCTCCCCAGTCTACGTCAAGGTCAAGAGCGCCGAGCCCGCCGACTGCGCCCAGGCGCCGCTGCCGGGCAAGGACGGCCTCTTTGTGTGA
- the CFAP45 gene encoding cilia- and flagella-associated protein 45, with protein MPLSTTGVLSSSSTTSNRSRNRTRYRTKAVSSEVDESLFGGVKPLAQNDSPIVLLRDKHAIQKTLTALGLDHKPETIQLITRDMVRELIVPTKDPSGESLIMSPEEFERIKWASHVLTREELEAREQAFRKEKEAIMDAVSTRKKIMKQKEMVWRNNKKLSDLEEVAKERAQNLLQRADKLRMEQEEELKDMSKIILNAKCHAIRDAQILEKQLIQKELEAEEKRLDQMMEVERQKSIQRQEELDRKRREERVRGRRHIVEQMEKNQEERSLLAEQREQEKEQMLEYMEQLQEEDLRDMERRHQQKLKMQAEIKRINDENQKQKAELLAQEKLADQMVMEFTKKKMAREAEFEAEQERIRREKEKEIARLRAMQEKAQDYQAEQDALRAKRNQEVADREWRRKEKENAQKKVETEARLRKSRLEQVAFKEHTLAVQVQRDRDEFERILRAQREQIEKERLEEEKKATGRLQHANELRRQVRENQQKQVQDRIATFEEGRRLKEEAQKRRERIDNIKKKKLEELRATGLPEKYCIEAERKANILPATSVN; from the exons CCGTTAAGCACGACTGGCGTCCTGAGCTCGTCTTCTACCACTTCCAACAGGTCGCGGAATAGGACTCGCTATCGGACCAAAGCTGTGAGCTCTGAGGTGGATGAGAGCCTCTTTGGGGGTGTCAAG CCCCTGGCCCAGAATGACAGCCCCATCGTGCTGCTCCGAGATAAGCATGCCATTCAGAAAACTCTCACTGCCCTGGGCTTGGACCACAAGCCAGAGACCATCCAGCTCATCACCCGGGACATGGTCCGGGAGCTCAT TGTTCCCACCAAGGATCCCTCCGGGGAATCCCTTATCATGAGCCCTGAGGAGTTTGAGCGGATCAAATGGGCATCCCACGTCCTGACCCGAGAAGAACTGGAGGCCAGGGAGCAGGCCttcaggaaggagaaggaagccaTCATG GATGCAGTGAGCACACGCAAGAAGATCATGAAACAGAAGGAAATGGTTTGGAGGAACAACAAGAAGCTGAGCGACCTGGAGGAGGTAGCCAAGGAGAGGGCCCAGAACCTCCTGCAGAGAGCCGACAAGCTgcggatggagcaggaggaggagctcAAGGACATGAGCAAG ATCATCCTCAATGCCAAGTGCCATGCCATCCGGGATGCTCAAATCCTGGAGAAGCAGCTGATCCAAAAAGAAttggaggcagaggagaagcGGCTGGATCAGATGATGGAGGTGGAGCGGCAGAAATCCATTCAAAGGCAGGAGGAGCTggacaggaagaggagggaagaaagagtcCG AGGAAGACGGCATATCGTGGAACAGATGGAAAAGAACCAGGAAGAGCGATCGCTGCTTGCTGAACAGCGGGAGCAGGAGAAGGAGCAGATGCTGGAGTACATGGAACAGCTCCAAGAGGAGGATCTAAGG GACATGGAACGGAGGCACCAGCAAAAACTGAAGATGCAAGCTGAGATTAAGCGTATCAATGACGAAaaccagaaacagaaagcagagctGCTGGCTCAGGAGAAGCTAGCAGACCAGATGGTGATGGAGTTCACCAAGAAGAAGATG GCTCGAGAAGCAGAGTTTGAGGCTGAGCAGGAGAGAATccggagggagaaggagaaggagatagCCCGCCTGAGGGCCATGCAGGAGAAGGCCCAGGATTACCAGGCAGAGCAG GATGCCTTGCGGGCTAAGCGCAACCAGGAGGTTGCAGACAGAGAGTGGcgcagaaaggaaaaggaaaatgcacaGAAGAAGGTGGAAACAGAGGCCAGACTGCGGAAAAGTCGGCTGGAACAGGTGGCTTTCAAGGAGCACACTCTGGCTGTTCAGGTGCAACGGGACCGAGATGAGTTCGAGAGGATTCTTCG GGCTCAGAGAGAGCAGATTGAAaaagagaggctggaggaggagaagaaggcgACGGGGCGCTTACAGCACGCCAACGAGCTCCGGCGCCAGGTGCGCGAGAACCAGCAGAAGCAGGTGCAGGACCGGATCGCCACCTTCGAGGAGGGCCGGCGCCTCAAAGAGGAGGCTCAGAAGCGGCGTGAGCGCATtgataacatcaaaaagaaaaagctggaagAGCTGAG AGCCACCGGCCTTCCTGAGAAGTACTGCATTGAAGCTGAGCGCAAAGCTAACATCCTGCCAGCCACCTCTGTGAACTGA